The following are encoded together in the Flavihumibacter fluvii genome:
- a CDS encoding glycosyltransferase family 4 protein, giving the protein MKKKLAIVSTHPIQYNAPWFGLLNQSSTVQVKVFYTWSQSQGGAKFDPGFGRVVEWDIPLLEGYDYCFVENTASKPGTSHFGGIVNPGLIPEIESWRADAVLIMGWNFSSHFSCMRYFKGRIPVMFRGDSTLLDEIPGVKRTIRRLFLTFIYRYVDYALYVGENNRLYFKAHGLKDKQLFKVPHAIDNTRFGLNKFEELAQAKRRELGICDDDFLVLFAGKMEPKKDPDFILQLAGILDEPSIKFLLVGNGVLEASLKEKAKGDNRIKFLDFQNQSAMPVMYRMADIFILPSRGPGETWGLAINEAMASGRPVMVSEKVGGAPDLVKDGQNGIIIQPGELNKAAECIRSLASDKNNWKKMAGASSSLIREFTFEKIATNIEKLISKI; this is encoded by the coding sequence TTGAAGAAGAAACTAGCTATAGTCAGTACCCATCCTATCCAGTATAATGCACCCTGGTTTGGACTTTTGAATCAATCATCTACTGTTCAGGTAAAAGTTTTTTATACCTGGTCACAATCCCAAGGCGGAGCAAAATTTGATCCGGGTTTTGGAAGGGTTGTCGAATGGGATATACCTTTACTGGAGGGTTATGATTACTGCTTTGTTGAGAACACCGCCAGTAAACCCGGTACAAGCCATTTCGGGGGAATTGTCAATCCTGGCCTGATACCCGAGATTGAAAGCTGGCGGGCCGATGCAGTGCTGATAATGGGCTGGAATTTTAGCAGCCATTTCAGTTGTATGCGCTACTTCAAAGGGCGAATACCGGTTATGTTCAGGGGTGACTCGACGTTATTAGATGAGATACCTGGAGTCAAGCGAACTATTCGCCGTTTGTTCCTGACCTTCATTTACAGGTATGTAGATTATGCATTGTACGTAGGGGAGAATAACAGGCTTTATTTCAAGGCGCATGGACTTAAAGACAAACAATTATTTAAAGTGCCCCACGCAATTGATAATACGCGATTCGGTTTAAATAAGTTTGAGGAATTGGCGCAAGCCAAAAGAAGGGAATTGGGAATTTGTGACGACGACTTCCTTGTTTTGTTTGCAGGTAAAATGGAACCCAAAAAAGACCCGGACTTCATATTACAGCTTGCAGGAATATTGGATGAACCATCAATTAAGTTTTTATTGGTGGGCAATGGTGTGTTGGAAGCATCTTTGAAGGAAAAGGCTAAAGGAGACAACCGTATCAAATTCCTTGATTTTCAGAACCAATCGGCAATGCCTGTGATGTACCGGATGGCAGATATTTTTATCCTGCCTTCCAGGGGGCCCGGGGAAACATGGGGATTGGCGATCAATGAAGCCATGGCCAGCGGCAGGCCTGTGATGGTTAGTGAAAAAGTTGGCGGTGCTCCAGACCTGGTTAAAGATGGCCAAAACGGAATCATTATCCAGCCAGGCGAATTGAATAAAGCAGCGGAATGTATAAGAAGCCTGGCGTCTGATAAAAATAACTGGAAGAAAATGGCAGGTGCTTCCAGTTCGCTTATCAGGGAATTTACCTTTGAAAAAATTGCGACCAATATAGAAAAGCTGATTTCTAAAATTTAA